The following DNA comes from Triticum aestivum cultivar Chinese Spring chromosome 3D, IWGSC CS RefSeq v2.1, whole genome shotgun sequence.
GGGTTCAACGAGGCATCTACTAAATCTTGCTACCACATTATTAAAGCAGTTTTGATGAGGTTAATTACAGATTTATATCATGGCAGAGTCAATCTTCAAAGCATCAATGTTCCTTCATATGCAAGTGCTATGTCTTAGTTTTATCAGGATATACTTAGTTGTATCTATGTTTCTATGTGGGATATTTTCCCCACTTTATTTTAATACAAGCAGGGTTTGTTTGCAAAAAAGGAGGTATTCCTTAGTGAAAAAAgagtcttttttttgttttttagggaAGATTTTTTTTGTGAAACTAGTTTTTTTAGGGGTATAGCTAAGCTTTATTGATCATTGTCCACATGAGTGGTATACAAAAAGGATCATGGGGATGGATCAACCAAAGATGTCGCCCCTGATCAAGAGTGTTTGAAAACTTATCTAACCTATCTGCATCAGTGTTTGATGTGCGACCTTCAAAAGTAAACTTGCAATTATCTAAACTAGCTCGTTGATTTTATCTCGCTAATGATACAACCATAAGTACTACTAGTTCCTCTGTCAATGTCGTGCAGGACCCGCTTTAAGTCGGAGGCGATTATAAATTTTTGAATCATCAAGCAATAGCCAATGCTTCTCTACATGCCATCACCTCGAGTGTAGCTACATCAATGACTCCCCGGGCAACGAGAGAGGAGCATCCCAAATACAGTCCAACATCATCTCAGCACAATGCGGATGCTACTCCTCTCATCTTGGACTTTGCCAGACTTTGCATCAACATGGATTTTTGCAAACCCCCGAGGTGGTGCCCTAGACCTTGCCACTATTCTTCTAATCTCAGCTGGCGCCCTTGTCTCCTTTTGTGTTGTCATCTCCAATTCTACTATAAACCTTTTAATGAACTCGTGTGTAGCCTAGGGGCTTTGTTAAACCTCTTCGTGTATCCACCATATGGCCCATAAGGTGATTGACAACTTAACAAATGCCTCAGGTGATAATGAATCAATCATCGCAAACAGCCACTGCTTGGCTGTCGGTTCaactgtactccctccgttccaaaatagatgatccaactgttggggaatgtagtaatttcaaaaaatttcctacgcacacgcaagatcatggtgattcatagcaacgagaggggagagtgttgtccacgtaccctcgtagaccgaaagcggaagcgttagcacaacgcggttgatgtagtcgtacgtcttcacgatccgaccgatcaagtaccgaacgcacggcacctccgagttcagcacatgttcagcccgatgacgtccctcgaactccgatccagccgagtgttgagggagagtttcgtcagcacgacggcgtggtgacgatgatgatgttctaccgacgtagggcttcgcctaagcaccgctacagtattatcgaggtggactatggtggaggggggcaccgcacacggctaaaagatcaaatcaattgttgtgtctttggggtgccccctgcccccgtatataaaggagcaacggggaGGTGCGGCCgcccagggaggaggcgcgccaggaggagtcctactcctaccgggagcaggactcctcctttccttgtgggagtaggagaagggaagggggaaggagaaagaaggaagggtgcgccccccttccctagtccaattcggaccagaccatggggaggggtgcggccaccttttgaggcctttctctcctttcccgtatggcccattaaggcccaatacgaattcccgtaactctccggtacttcgaaaaatacccgaatcactcggaacctttccgaagtcccgaatatagtcgtacaatatatcgatctttacgtctcgaccattttgagactcctcgtcatatccccgatctcatccgggactccgaactccttccgtacatcaaaactaaataaaactgtcatcgtaacgttaagcgtgcggaccctacgggttcgagaactatgtagacatgaccgagacacgtctccggtcaataaccaatagcgggacctggatgcccatattggctcccacatattctacgaagatctttatcggtcagaccgcataacaacatacgttgttccctttgtcatcggtatgttacttgcccgagattcggtcgtcggtatcttaatacctagttcaatctcgttaccggcaagtctctttactcgttccgtaatacatcatcccgcaactaactcattagttgcaatgcttgcaaggcttaagtgatgtgcattaccgagtgggcccagagatacctctccgacaatcggagtgacaaatcctaatctcgaaatacgccaacccaacaagtaccttcggagacacctgtagagcacctttataatcacccagttacgttgtgacgtttggtagcacacaaagtgttcctccggtaaacgggagttgcataatctcatagtcataggaacatgtataagtcatgaagaaagcaatatcaacatactaaacgatcgagtgctaagctaacggaatgggtcaagtcaatcacatcattctcctaatgatgtgatcctgttaatcaaatgacaactcatgtcaatggctaggaaacataagcatctttgatcaacgagctagtcaagtagaggcatactagtgacactctgtttgtctatgtattcacacaagtattatgtttccggttaatacaattctagcagaataataaacatttatcatgatataaggaaataaataataactttattattgcctctagggcatatttccttcaccaacttTATAATAACTCTAGTACAAagttaggtcatctattttggaacggagggagtataacataaGTGCTCCGCCAAATCACCATCAACAAGTGTCTCCAGGAGTCAGCCACGCCACAAAGAGCACAAGTGTTGGTAGTGGACATTTTCCTATGAGCCCGTACGTCCTCGGTTGGCAATGAGTGCCTCGCTAGTCTCCAAAGGAACATACGCATGTTTCCTGGTACGGGTGTTTTCCATAATAGCTTTCACGAAGCCACATCTCTATTAGTACTGAACGAACCAGTAGAACCATCGATCCAAGCTTCCTGCCTGTACCTTGTAGTGATCATCATCTTGTATGCTGATCTCACAGTGTAGCAGCCACTTTTCTTAAAGTGCCACACCCAGCTATTTTGTACCTCACTTGTACAAATTTGGATATTAAGAATGGATGGAATATCAATTGGTAAACACACCTCTGATAGTCGCTCCATGTCCCATCTTGCGGAGGTATGGTCAATAAGATCCGTGACAAAGCAAAGGTGGATTGGTTACCCGGCATCCATAGGGGCGCAACATGGCGTCCCTTGGAATCCAATTACCTGACCATATATGAGTTGAAGCTCCGTTGCCAATTCTCCGTATCAATCCCGGCTTGAGTACACCACGTCCTTGTACTACTGCTCTCCGAATCCGGCTTGGATGATTACCCAATTCTGCATTCAAAATCGAGCACGAAGGGGAATATACCGCCTTTAAAATTGTTGCACTGAGTGATCATAGGTTTTGTAGAATGCGGCATGCCTATTTAGCTAGGAAAGCGAAACTAATAAAAAGTTGAAACCATGAAACTAGTTTACACCCACTAAAAGAGGTTATTGCTAGATTGCCAAGACTGTCCAAGGAAACAGTCATGAACATTTTGCACGGTCTAGGCCCAAATTAGTTTGAACCATGGGCGAACTGGCCCAAATTGCACGGTCTAGGCCCAGTTTACACCCACCAGACCAGAGAGAGGGCACGAGTCAAGCTCAAGCGGGTCCCTTCCCTTCTTCCTGCCGTCGCAGTCTCCCTTCCCTCCCTTGGCCCTCTCCTCTCCCGCTCCCAAGTCCCTCCCACCTAGCTAGGCTAGGGTTTTACTTTCCCCTCCGACAAGCTTTTTCCGGCGCGGCACCATGACGGTCGCCGAGCTGCTCCGCGCCCAGCTCGAGGAGCACAACATCGAGGTGATCCTCCATTCCGAGCCCTCCCCCCTCTCCGATTTGGTGCCGTGTCAGACTGAAAAATCTTGGCCTCAcatttcagaaaaaataaaaataaaaaatcttTCCCTTTCTTGCTCGTTCGGCCCCTGGATTGGCGTGTTCCGTTGCTGTGGTAGCGCTAGATCTCGTCTGTCCATGTCGCCTAGGTCGCAAAGCTCTGGTTGCAGAGCTATGGGTCGAGAGCTGTGTAATTGGTGGCCAACCTGATGATTCTCGCGTGCTTGTCCTGCGAGTTTTCATGGTGAAGGGCAGCTGGTCAGGCCAACCCAGGCCTCCATGAACCTCCACCTGAGGGTGTGGTAGCATGTACGGGATCCATGCTCACTTGTCCAGCTGGGAGTTTAGTTTTCAGGCCTAACCTTTCATCTTTCTGCTCCTAACTTTGCTGTTACATGCGTTGTACTTCTTCATTTGTTTGCCGGTTGTCCTAATTATGTACAGTTTGAACTGAAATGCTACTGCTTTGTCTTATGGATACAAATCTGAAAAGAATTTTAAGCGAGCATAGATAAATCATCCACCTTTGATGATTTCTCCAGTGGGAATGAGGCCTTGCTTGTTTGTAATTAGCTTTGGAAGTCGGTTAGTAGCCTAAGTATCTTATCTTGTGTGTATGCTTATATGCTTTATGGCATATTTCCTGTACCAACAATATAAATAAATGTGTTAGCATACCTTCTGTTGTCAATGCAGACAACAGTTCCTTGTAATTTCAGTTTATCTTCTGGAGTGTCATTTCAGTTTATCTTCTGCTGAATGCTGATGCTACTTAGTATGTGCTTACATATTCATGCTGGAAAGATAATACTGTTGTTAGATTGTTTACTGTTCTTTCATTTGTGCATATGGCTAACTCTGTTTCCCTGCACTCTGCATATGCCCTGTTCCGAGGGAGTGCTGTTTGGTCTTTAATACTTACGACGGTCAATTAATATTATTGTTGTAATGCATACTCTCTGGGAGATGAGCCTATccttgaggatgatgatgacgacgatgaatacaatgatgaggatgaggatgaaaaagatgacgatgATGTTGAGGGTATGTTCAAATTCTGTAGTTCCTTCTATTCAGTTCAAGTAGCCACTTAGTTACAGATATGCCTATTTCTTATCATAATGCTGCCTTGTAAGTTCTAACATAAATTTAAACATCTGAGGTTATTGCCCATACCCGAATTTCAAATTAAATGTTGCTTATTCAACTCCTGAATCAATGGATTATTTTGTTTCTATTGGGCTAAATTTTGGCATTTTCATAATTTCGAAATTGTTACCTGATCTGTTCCTCAATGAACAAACTCCAAATTTACCTATTTTGGTTCACTTTGACTTGTTTTTTATTTGAAGATTAGGAACCGACCAGTTTGTACCTGTTCTAATGCTCTGTTCTTTACGAACCATCACTATGTCGTTCTGGTCTATATTCTCAGTTTTTTGGAACTGTATGTCATATGCACTTATTCCTGAATTATTCAGCACTGCTTATTTACAGAATATATAGTTTCTTGAGTACTTCCTGCCATTTGTATATAATATTCATGTATGTACTAAGGTGGCACCTTGTATCAATTTGAACTTGCATTAACATATACATGAATGTTCAGCTATAGCATTTAGTTGGATAGGAACAAATCCTGAATGTAAAATCTTGCTTTTGCAAGTATAATTTTGGTAGGTGAATCATTTCAATGCATTTAGTATGAACTGATGCTGGAATTTCCATTATAGGAATAGCTAATCCTTTGTACCATACCCTAAGTGGCAAAACTaagatgttcaaaattccaaaatCGACAATGGATACCAAGAAGACTTGATTGCAGTCACAGTTTCTGTTCAATCTTGCTTTAGAAAAGTTTAAGTGTTGTATGAATGTTACACTTGCCATTTTCAGCGATTACAGATAATAATCCACAAAGTGAACTATGTCCACTTGTAGAATTCTGGGCTTTTTGCAAATTTTGAAAATCTGACATTATGCGTCTGTGCTTTCTGGGACTAGGAGGTGATGCTAGTGGAAGATCTAGGCAGACAAGGAGTGAGAAGAAGAGCAGGAAAGCCATGGAGAAGCTTGGCATGAAGGTCATTACTGGTGTGAACCGTGTAACTATCAAAAAGAGCAAGACCGTGAGCATCTTAAGCACTTTACGACATTGTTCCCTGAAGCATAATTATATGCTGGTGGTTATCATATTTTCTTAAGTCCTTCTCCAACACAATTGCAGGTTACGTTTGTCCTCTCCAAGCCAGATGTCTTCAAGAGCTCACACTCAGAAACCTATGTCATTATCGGGGAGATCAAGTTCGAGGACCTGAACACTGAGCTGCAGACACAAGCGGCAGAGCAGTTCAAGGCGCCGGGCCCGAGCAGGGTCAATTCGATGGGTGAGCCGTCCGTGGCAGCAGTCCAAGATGACGAGGAGGTTGACGAGACCGGCGTTGACAAGAAGGACGTCGAGCTCATGATGATGCAGGCCTCCGTGTCGAGATCCAGGGCCGTGGAGGCACTCAAGGCTGCGGATGGCGACATCGTCAGCGCCATCATGGAGTTGACTAACTAGGTCCTGGAAGGTGGAGTTGTGTCCTGATAATAGGGGGGGTTGGGTCAATGCTATCTTTTGGCCATGTCCTCTTGAATTTTGCAGCTGCGTAATTGGAGGCTCTGTGTCTCTGTTGAAAGCTGAAACAGTATTTTGGAGCATGTTGTTTCGGATGCGGGTATGGCTCCAGAGCGTGGTGAATGCCACCTTTTTTTGGAGATGTAGGTTTTGGAGGCGTTTAAACATGTGATGATCAGCAAACTGCTTGCTCTTATGGGAAAATCTGAATTGGCTGTGCCAAGTTTTGCTACAAACGGATGTCATTCTGTGTTCCAGACAATATGTCGTTCTAGCTAGCTTTTGTGTTTTGTTAACTAACTACAGCCCTTGTGACAGCTTTCAAGTTTGTTTTGCCACATGGATCGAAACAAGTTAATGACGACATGAAAATAAGATCGGCCTGTTTATGCTTATGGCAGAGCTGGAGGATGGTGGCTGTGGCGAAGCTCAGCCGATGAACAATTGGGTTTTGTTTGCTGGGTTCTCAACTTTTTGATGTATCATTACTCTTTTGTcaattcatttttcttgccaatgttttTTTCCTATAGGTGACCAAAATTTGTTGTGGGCAAAAACCCTTGGTCTCTTTGGTGCAAATTCTTGGAGATACCTTTGCTTTTCTTGGTCAAATCTGATTCATATGCATTACTAAGTTTTAGGTTTTACTGCTGTGAGAAGAAAGAGagagttgtactccctccgtttggattTAGATGTCGCGATGGCTTTTTTGCGAAAACCCCCTCCATCTATTTCCGACCGAACCCGCGGTCCTCGCCCTCACTTTCTTCTCCGGCTGGCCGCCGCGGTCCGCTCTGTGCTCTTCTCCGGCTGGCCGCCGCGGTCCGCTCTGTGCTCTTCTCCGGCTCGCCGCCGCgctctccccccctcccccccaccacgGATTCCgcgctctccccccccccccccccccacaccttCGGTGGCCTCGCCGCGCTCCTCTCTTCCTTCCCGCGGCGAACTTCCAAAAAGCTTGGACCTTTGAGTTCAAGCCGGCGACGGATTCCGTCGATGCGAGGCCGAAGGCGCCAGATCCAGACCACTAACAACATGACGCGGGCAGCAACCTTCCCACAAGCAGCGGCCATGGCGTACTCGGCCTCCCTGCAGAGCTTCCTCCCGCCCTCGGCCCACGCGGCGACGTCGTCGTCCCAGCACCGGCCCAACCACGCCCGCCCCTTCCAGTGCGCGGCCGTTTCCGCCCCGTCGGCGGCGGCCGCCTCGCCGTCGGCCTCGGCCGTCCCGGCGGAGCGGCTGGAGCCGCGGGTGGTGCAGCGCTGCAACGGGAGGGCGGGTACTGGGTGCCTCACAAGCTCACCAAGCTGCCCATGGAGCAGATCGACGCCGACAAGCTCACCAAGCAGGACGTCGACGTGCGGCTCAAGTGGCTCGGGCTCTTCCACCGCCGCAAGCAGTAGTGTATACCCCTGCTCTGTCAAGGTATACTCTGAATTCTGAATTTTTATTAGAACTCTGAATTTTTATCTTGTGGCACCATAAGAGATACTCTGAATTTTGATCGAAGATACTCTGAATTCTTCTTGTGGCATCATCAGAGATACTCGTAGAGTAGACTAAATTTCTCCCTCTATTGCTCATGGAGCAGCCTAGAACTGAGTGAGTCTGTCCAAGCATCATGTTTGAACTCGTGGAGCAGCCTAGAAAAATTAAACATCAGGTAGATAAATAAATTCAGTTTTTAGCTCGATGTAGCATAGGGAGATTACCTGCACATTACCCTTAGAGTAAAAAGGCTTCAGAACTCAGGAGTCAGGAGAAAGtttgattttcaaaaaaaaaaaattgcccTCTCAGATCTCTGAACGGCAAACAAAGGTGGCCCTTTTAGGATGCTTTCGACTTTTATGAGGGAACAGTCTAATCAGTGTTGCAGGGTTTAGACTAGATACTCCAGTTATAACACCCCAATTATTGGAGTACATATATTAGACACCCAATTATAACACCCCAGTTAGATTTGTTTGATTCAGTTTCAACTATAACATTGACACTGTTTGTTATACCCGAAGCTAACTGAGAAAATAGAACAAGCATGCATGGTCTTACAGAGGATATGGGACGAGCAATATCAAACAACAAAGCACAGGGACAAAAGAAAAACTCCTGGGAATAGTTTATAATGTGCATGAATGAACAAATTCAGTCTGTACAACAAACACACTTTTAAATTCAGAAAAAATGAATGAAGTCTGTGTCTCCGGTGCTAAAAAATTTCACCATAAAAAGCTCCTCCTTGGCATTAATTTCAGTTAATTTGGATCTGTTTGGTAAATTACAAGATTATGATTGGTAGCTGCCACTGTTCCACTTATCTGAATCTTCTGCCAAAATCACCTGGCTGCAAATGTCATTCCTAGCACCAACTGGTCATTCCTGGCACCAACTAGAGCACTAGCTGACCCCAAGTAAAGAAGAGCTGCTCTTTTCCTGCTGCTTGGAGGCTGCTGGTGCTCTTTTATTGCTGCTTGAAGGCTCCTGGTTCTCTTTTCCTGCTGCTTGGAGGCTGCTGGTATTCGAAGGGTGTTTCTGCTTCTTCAAGGCTGCTGCGGCTCTTTTCTTGCTGCTCTTTTCCTGCTGCTTCTGCTCTTTTTCTGCTGCTAAGATTGCTTCTGCCTCTTCTATAAAGGCTTTGGTCTGTCCAACTAGCTCACGATCGATAGATAGAGCTATAGGAAGTCGTCCTTCTGACTGCCGGCGTTCCTTGTTCATGTGAGGGATCGAGTAGTTTATCGCTCCCTTGTTTCTCATTACTTCTCGGATGCATGACTGCAGCGTCACGAAGCTTCTAGCTAGCTTATCAACCGGGTAGTTTCGATATTCCTCCTCCACACCTTCTATCAGTTCCCTGATGCTTTGAGGTGCTCTGCTATCGGTGTGGGACTGGAGAGACCTGAATATGCAGAGATCAAGAATGTTCATGTCGGGACTGTTTGGAGGCTGTTGAAGCAACTTAATATCCAAATCAGTCTGTTCTATGACTTGTCAGAAAACCGGGTCATCGGGAAGAATATGTGGCGTGGCATTATCTTGTTGGATATAGATTGTCCGTCCTTCATCTTCGTTCGGCGAGCGCTCTTGGATCGCAGGAATAAGTTTCTCACACATGTAATACCTCATTACATCTCGTGTGACTTTCAATGATTTGAGCTCGAGCGTCCCTTTATCTCTGTTTTCACTGGTTCTTTGAGCAGGAGACTCTGTGACAAAAGCCCAAATGCCGAGCTTTCCATCAAAAGTGACCTCACCACCTTTGCCGTATCTTGGTTTAGCCACGGCTGCGAGAAACATCACCTTGGCGATGCTATCCTTATGATGCAAGGTGCGCAAGGGGTCGGGTTCTTCGGGAAGCAAATAGTAGTTGTTCACCTCCCCAGTCATGTTGAACCACTTTTCATCCATGTAGGCTATGTTGTCTAATTCCCGTGTCGCAGACCAATAATCTTCACACATAGCCAAGCACCATTTCAATCTCTTTACAATGTTGGATAGGTTTAAGTGGGGCCTCAACTTATTACTGTGACGCCTCAAATGACCCCACTCGAACCTTGAGTGTAAGGTCGTGCAGCTTACACCCAATGCCTTTGACAGACCTCGCAATGTTCTCCTTCTGTTCAATGGGATTGTCACCATCCTcgacagatccaaatctttccgcttgcggccaactctacctggcttTTGATTTGAGACATCAACTTTCTCCCCTTTTTCAATCTGTTTAAGAGCTCTTTCCCATATTCTCTCAACATTTCTTACGGTTGTATCGAGTAGGCTAGCAATGACCTCCTTGTCTTTTTTCAGAACTTGTCCATTTTGGGTCTTGATCACCATGAGTGCAAAATAAATACCATATCTCTCCTCATTTGTGAGTTCCCCATGAATTGGTTTCTGTACAGCACTTGCTTCCTCATGAATTGCTTCCTCTACACCACTTGCTTCTTCATGAATTGGTTCCTCCACACCACTTGCTTCTTCCCCTGTCAAATAAGGAGCAAAAGATAAGTCATGTAGCTATTGCAAATAATAGGAGTAGATCAtggaaatgaaaatgaaaatgcaaaACTTTTGGAGGTAGTACCTGTTGCTTCATTATTGACTGGTTCTTCATTGTTGTATCGTTGTTGACTGTTGTGTTCTTCCTGTTGATCTGCAGGTTCTGAGGCATTATCTTGTTGAGGACTCATGTTGAGATCAATCACAAACATCATTGCGGCGGTGGAGCACTTGCTCAGGTAACTGTTCATGATCCAATAAGAAAGAACATTCTGGTCAAGTTAAATCAGCTAAATCAAAGAGGCACCTGAAAATAGTTCTCTCCACAAGAATTGTTTGCTAGACTGATGGTTATTGCTTCATTGGTTATTTTCTTCATTGGTTATTGCAGAACAAGTAAGTAGTGATGGGCTGCTTGCTTGAGCCTACACCATGCTGTCTTTTGTTCAGACTTGAGAGTAAACAAAGAGCAGCTGTAAAAGCTTTGTTTCTTTTACAATTCCTAGATACTCTGCATCTACTCCCAAATTCTGTACTGAATAAAACTGTTCTGTACTGAATAATGCCCAAATTGTACAAGGAGGACATTGGATCATTGTCTAGTGCAGAACAAGCAATGGGCCTGAATAAAACTGTACTAAATAATTTCTGGAAGTGCATGTGAATACCACCAGCAGCAACTACTCTAGCATTCAGTATTGAGCTTCATTGGGTATTCAGTGTAACTGTGTTACCAGCAACACTCAGTATTCAAGTTCTGTTTAATCCAGTTTTGCTTTACAATCAAACAGGGAGAGGAATACCAGCAGCAATTAAGTTCTCTTTAATTCAGTATTCAGTATTCAGCAATCCAGTTTTGCTTCTACTCTTTCAAGTATTCagtattcatgatctttaattcagTATTCAGGTTTACAATCAAGTTCTCTTTAattcagcagcaacagcaacagagGCGGGGGCGGGCGCGGAGAGGAAGACCctggggaggagaggttgagcaGGGCCAACGCGGCGATGAAGACCCTGGGCCAGAGTGGCGACGAAGACCCAGCGCCGCGACGGCGACCAAAATTGTCCGCGGCGACGGCGGCCAAGGCGGACCAAATCGAGGACCTAGTCATCAATTTACTGCTTCTTGGCACGATTCAGAGGGAGGTGACGAAGAGGAAGAACTTTAGGAGCAATCCCGCTGCTCAGGTAGGCGAGGGCACACCCATGGCGGCTGCGCGCAGCTGGGCGGCGGCGCAAGGCGCCTCCGTGGAGGTTCTGCGCGTCTCCTCCGCGACGACGCAGGTCGTCTCCTGCACAGGCGGCTGGGTCCTGCAACACGCGGAGACTCTCTCTGGGTGCTGAGGAGAACGGGGGAGGAAGACGGGGGATGGTGGCCGGAGCCGGCGACGCGCGAGGGACGGTGGAGAACTGAGGAAGGAGACGGGGGCGTTTTTTTAAATGATTCAAAAGTATCAGGACATGTTTGCAAAATGCATAATGTACAGCACGCGCGACATCTaaatccgaacggagggagtagattttgCTGGTTGCCTTGCCTGCTCATGTATGTGCAGGTTACAGGCCGGGCTGCGGCGAGGTACACTCCCCAAGTTCCTGTTCCCCCTATTTGCTCGCATATTGTAAGTCTAGGTCTCGAATCGGAATGCGCTAGGACTTTGTCTGGTGAACATGGGTTGCAATCGAGGGGGGGACAGAGGAAAAAAATGTTTTATTCAGTTTTTACAGCGTGGTTTTTTTTGTCCACCTTCCGATTTGTTGCACGTGGCTATCTCCCTATGGAGGGCTTTGGCTGAGCTGTACTGCCATCTTCCAACCTTTGCCCATGCGCGAGCCCATCAGTGATGCCGCTGCTTTCCTTCCTTGGAAGTAGATGCTCCTGGAATTCTCCGACCGCCGATGTGAACTTTTCAGATGATAAGTTTTCATATGCCTCCCATTCGTATTTCATAACGGATTGCGTCAATCCAACCCATTGATAGTTGTCACTGCTCTCTCGCTTGGGAACCTTGACCCCGCTCGTGTTTGTTTGGCTGCTAGTACCATCTTGATAACATAGTTAGAGGCCACATAGAGACTACAGAGAGGAGCACCTGGTCCTTTATAAGTGCCGGTCATGCTTAGGCCGAGGAAAGTTGGTGAGCACGTTACCTATCCATCCATTAATTTTGTGACCAACTTATTGAGTACCAATCCTACCTAAGCCTCAAGTGCC
Coding sequences within:
- the LOC123076553 gene encoding nascent polypeptide-associated complex subunit alpha-like protein 1, with product MTVAELLRAQLEEHNIEVILHSEPSPLSDLVPYEPILEDDDDDDEYNDEDEDEKDDDDVEGGDASGRSRQTRSEKKSRKAMEKLGMKVITGVNRVTIKKSKTVTFVLSKPDVFKSSHSETYVIIGEIKFEDLNTELQTQAAEQFKAPGPSRVNSMGEPSVAAVQDDEEVDETGVDKKDVELMMMQASVSRSRAVEALKAADGDIVSAIMELTN
- the LOC123080595 gene encoding uncharacterized protein; amino-acid sequence: MRGRRRQIQTTNNMTRAATFPQAAAMAYSASLQSFLPPSAHAATSSSQHRPNHARPFQCAAVSAPSAAAASPSASAVPAERLEPRVVQRCNGRAGTGCLTSSPSCPWSRSTPTSSPSRTSTCGSSGSGSSTAASSSVYPCSVKVLRHYLVEDSC